One Kaistella polysaccharea DNA segment encodes these proteins:
- a CDS encoding YpdA family putative bacillithiol disulfide reductase, protein MIVYDIVIIGGGPIGLNCALQAEKAGLSYLIIEKGTIVNSLYNYPLYMTFFSTADKLEIANIPFISTAPKPGRRDALEYYQGIARQRNININLYEEVLKIRQAESFLIETNKDKYHAKNVIIATGFYDIPNKMEVKGEDLPKVKHYYSEPYPYANQKIAVIGSSNSAVDAALETYRKGAEVTMIVRHSEISKSVKYWVKPDIINRINEGSITAHFNAEVVEITPGTILFKDENQELHEIENDFVLAMTGYLPNFEFLKNSGIELQGECLKPLYNEAIMESNVPGLYLAGVVCGGKDTHLWFIENSRIHAEIIVNHILNKN, encoded by the coding sequence ATGATAGTATACGATATTGTAATAATTGGTGGCGGACCAATTGGTTTAAATTGTGCGTTGCAGGCCGAAAAAGCTGGTCTTTCTTATCTAATTATTGAAAAAGGCACCATCGTAAATTCACTCTACAATTACCCTTTATACATGACCTTTTTTTCAACCGCAGATAAATTGGAAATTGCCAATATTCCTTTTATTTCTACGGCACCAAAACCCGGCAGGAGAGATGCGTTGGAGTATTACCAGGGAATTGCGCGACAACGGAATATCAATATCAATTTGTACGAAGAGGTTTTAAAAATCAGGCAAGCGGAAAGCTTTCTGATTGAAACCAATAAAGATAAATATCACGCAAAAAATGTAATTATTGCGACCGGATTTTATGATATTCCAAATAAAATGGAGGTAAAAGGCGAAGATCTGCCGAAAGTAAAACATTATTACTCTGAACCTTATCCTTATGCGAATCAAAAAATTGCGGTCATTGGTTCCAGTAATTCTGCCGTTGACGCCGCTTTAGAAACCTACAGAAAAGGAGCAGAAGTTACCATGATTGTGAGACATTCTGAAATTTCTAAAAGTGTAAAATATTGGGTAAAACCGGATATTATCAACCGAATTAACGAAGGAAGTATTACTGCTCATTTCAATGCAGAAGTTGTCGAAATCACGCCCGGAACTATTCTATTTAAAGATGAAAATCAAGAATTACATGAAATTGAAAACGATTTTGTTTTAGCAATGACAGGTTATCTGCCCAATTTTGAATTTCTAAAAAATTCGGGAATCGAACTTCAGGGAGAATGTCTAAAACCTTTGTATAACGAAGCTATAATGGAATCTAATGTTCCAGGATTATACCTTGCTGGTGTTGTTTGTGGTGGCAAAGACACGCATCTGTGGTTTATAGAAAACTCAAGAATTCATGCCGAAATAATTGTGAATCATATTTTAAATAAGAATTAA
- the menC gene encoding o-succinylbenzoate synthase, producing the protein MKTATFKPYSLNFKQASGTSRGVLTTKETFFLEISEDDKKGIGECGIFRGLSYEDIPEYEEMLQWLCENINENKKVLRKELLHFPSIWFGYEQAMLNLKNGEDIYFPSDFSEGYDSIKINGLIWMGDADFMKQQIEEKLKEGFNCIKLKIGVDWKSEKEIIKELRNKFSKDELELRVDANGGFTFEEAKTVLRALSDLDVHSIEQPIKAGQHSEMAELCRNTPIPIALDEELIGVLNFDDKKDLLNQIKPQYIILKPSLVGGFSGTDEWISFAESLGIGWWITSALESNVGLNAIAQYTFTKKPKIPQGLGTGGLFTNNLETRLVLHGDQLMMR; encoded by the coding sequence ATGAAAACAGCTACATTTAAACCCTATTCATTAAATTTCAAGCAAGCCAGCGGAACGTCTCGCGGTGTGCTTACTACGAAAGAGACTTTTTTCCTGGAAATTAGCGAAGACGATAAAAAAGGAATTGGGGAATGTGGAATTTTTCGCGGACTCAGCTATGAAGATATTCCTGAATATGAGGAAATGCTACAATGGCTGTGTGAAAACATTAATGAAAATAAGAAAGTCCTGCGAAAAGAACTTTTACATTTTCCATCGATTTGGTTTGGGTATGAGCAGGCGATGCTCAATTTGAAAAATGGAGAAGATATTTATTTTCCGAGTGATTTTTCTGAAGGATATGATTCCATAAAAATCAATGGTTTGATTTGGATGGGAGACGCAGATTTTATGAAACAGCAAATTGAGGAAAAACTTAAGGAAGGTTTCAACTGCATCAAACTGAAAATCGGCGTTGACTGGAAATCAGAAAAAGAAATTATTAAGGAATTGCGTAACAAATTTTCGAAAGATGAACTGGAATTAAGAGTTGACGCCAACGGTGGTTTTACTTTTGAAGAAGCGAAAACCGTTTTGAGAGCACTTTCAGATTTGGACGTTCATTCCATCGAACAACCGATCAAAGCAGGGCAGCATTCGGAAATGGCTGAACTTTGCAGAAATACGCCAATACCGATCGCGTTGGATGAAGAGTTGATTGGAGTTCTTAATTTCGATGATAAAAAGGATCTTTTAAACCAGATCAAACCGCAATACATTATTTTGAAACCTTCTTTAGTTGGCGGTTTTTCAGGTACGGATGAATGGATTTCATTCGCAGAAAGTTTAGGAATTGGATGGTGGATTACGTCGGCATTAGAAAGTAATGTAGGTCTGAATGCTATCGCACAATACACTTTTACAAAAAAGCCGAAAATTCCGCAGGGTTTAGGAACAGGCGGATTATTTACCAATAATTTAGAAACGCGGTTGGTGCTGCATGGTGATCAACTGATGATGCGATAA
- the fbp gene encoding class 1 fructose-bisphosphatase, with protein MSDQSFQTLGEFIIDKQEDFMYSTGELSRLLSAIRLASKMVNRQVNKAGIANIIGKAGNDNIQGEEQQKLDVLANEIFIEALSQREVVCGIASEENDDFITIPESHNAHLSKYVVLIDPLDGSSNIDVNVSVGTIFSIYRRVSEPGTPVVLEDFLQKGVNQIAAGYVVYGSSTMIVFTTGNGVNGFTLDPSLGTYYLSHPNMTFSRTGKIYSINEGNYIKFPQGVKNYIKYCQREEEERPYTSRYIGSLVSDFHRNMIKGGIYIYPSTSQSPNGKLRLLYECNPMAFIAEQAGGKCTNGFERIMEIEPTELHQRVPFFCGSYEMVEKAEEFMSAAAEN; from the coding sequence ATGTCAGATCAGTCGTTCCAAACTCTTGGTGAATTTATCATCGATAAACAAGAAGATTTCATGTACTCTACGGGGGAACTTTCTCGCCTGCTAAGTGCAATTCGTTTGGCCTCTAAAATGGTGAATCGCCAGGTAAATAAAGCTGGAATTGCCAATATTATCGGTAAAGCAGGAAATGATAATATTCAAGGTGAAGAACAACAGAAACTGGATGTTTTGGCCAATGAAATTTTTATCGAAGCGCTTTCTCAAAGAGAAGTCGTTTGCGGTATTGCTTCAGAAGAAAACGATGATTTCATTACCATTCCAGAAAGTCATAATGCGCACTTAAGCAAATATGTAGTATTGATTGATCCTTTGGATGGTTCTTCAAATATTGATGTAAATGTTTCTGTAGGAACTATTTTTTCTATTTACAGAAGGGTTTCTGAACCAGGAACACCTGTTGTTTTGGAAGATTTCTTACAAAAAGGAGTGAATCAAATTGCGGCTGGATATGTAGTTTACGGATCATCAACAATGATCGTTTTCACAACAGGAAACGGCGTAAATGGTTTTACACTCGATCCAAGTTTAGGAACATATTATCTTTCCCACCCAAACATGACGTTTTCCCGCACCGGAAAAATTTACTCTATAAATGAAGGAAATTATATTAAATTTCCACAAGGCGTGAAAAATTACATCAAATATTGCCAGCGCGAAGAGGAAGAACGTCCGTATACTTCAAGATATATCGGAAGTTTGGTTTCGGATTTCCACCGGAATATGATCAAAGGCGGCATTTATATTTATCCTTCCACCTCGCAGTCTCCGAATGGAAAACTTCGTCTGTTGTACGAATGTAATCCGATGGCTTTTATCGCAGAACAGGCGGGCGGAAAATGCACGAATGGTTTCGAAAGAATTATGGAAATTGAACCAACGGAATTGCACCAGCGCGTTCCTTTCTTCTGTGGAAGCTACGAAATGGTAGAAAAAGCGGAAGAATTTATGAGCGCTGCGGCCGAAAACTAA
- a CDS encoding aspartate kinase has product MKVFKFGGASVKDAEGIKNVAVVLETQGFDGCLVVVSAMGKTTNALEKVVETYFEKQDFQIKLEEIKQHHLNIAKELFTPDHSVFKRISDFFEEANSFLQRNKSPHYNFVYDQVVSSGEMVSSIILSNYLQEIGFNNSWCDAREYLKTDTNYREANINWEETEKRISSLNPNQCYVTQGFIGSDENSFTVTLGREGSDYSAAIFAYCLNAEAMTIWKDVPGVMTGDPRKFQNVSLLENISYEEAIEMAYYGASVIHPKTLQPLKQKNIPFFVKSFLEPTKKGTKVGSNLEKNHQESFILKENQHLLRIATRDFSFIAEEHLSLIFSLLAKHKIKISLMQNSAISLDLCVEDMYGLIDHLLTDLTTGFKTELIRNVSLYTIRNAKLEESTKFYQNKNVLLEQVSQKIIQVVIN; this is encoded by the coding sequence ATGAAAGTGTTTAAGTTTGGTGGCGCATCGGTAAAAGATGCAGAAGGAATAAAAAATGTAGCAGTCGTCCTCGAAACTCAGGGATTCGACGGATGTCTTGTGGTAGTTTCAGCAATGGGAAAGACCACAAATGCTTTGGAGAAAGTAGTAGAGACTTATTTTGAAAAGCAAGATTTTCAAATCAAACTTGAAGAAATAAAGCAACATCATCTTAATATCGCAAAAGAGCTTTTCACGCCTGATCATTCTGTTTTTAAAAGAATCAGTGATTTTTTTGAAGAAGCCAACTCCTTCTTGCAAAGAAATAAATCGCCTCATTATAATTTTGTTTACGATCAGGTCGTAAGTTCGGGAGAAATGGTGTCCTCTATTATTTTGAGTAATTATCTGCAAGAAATTGGTTTTAATAATTCTTGGTGCGATGCGCGGGAATATCTTAAAACAGACACTAATTATCGGGAAGCGAATATCAATTGGGAAGAAACTGAAAAACGGATAAGTAGTCTCAATCCTAATCAATGTTACGTCACTCAGGGTTTTATCGGCTCGGATGAAAATAGTTTTACCGTGACTTTGGGTCGCGAAGGATCTGATTATTCGGCGGCAATTTTTGCCTATTGCCTTAATGCGGAGGCCATGACGATTTGGAAAGACGTGCCTGGCGTAATGACCGGAGATCCAAGAAAATTTCAAAATGTGTCACTTCTTGAAAATATTTCTTACGAAGAAGCTATTGAGATGGCTTATTACGGCGCCTCGGTTATTCACCCGAAAACCTTGCAGCCATTGAAGCAGAAAAATATTCCTTTTTTCGTGAAATCATTTTTAGAACCCACAAAAAAAGGCACGAAAGTCGGCTCAAATTTGGAGAAAAATCACCAGGAATCTTTTATTTTAAAAGAAAATCAGCATTTACTGCGAATTGCCACCCGTGATTTTTCCTTCATCGCTGAGGAACATTTAAGCCTAATATTTTCCTTACTCGCAAAGCATAAAATAAAAATTTCGCTGATGCAGAATTCGGCAATTTCCCTGGATCTTTGCGTGGAAGATATGTATGGTTTGATCGATCATCTCCTGACAGATCTTACAACAGGTTTCAAAACTGAGCTGATTCGCAACGTGTCACTTTATACGATTCGAAATGCTAAATTGGAGGAATCAACTAAATTTTACCAGAACAAAAATGTATTGCTGGAGCAGGTTTCCCAGAAAATAATACAGGTTGTCATTAATTAA
- a CDS encoding lysophospholipid acyltransferase family protein: MSLISKNDLIKASGLSKLGILSSPAASMVMRLTRINEVNKMYDVLKDKKGKDFFDSFVRYRDLKYIVFEEDLARIPKSGPFILVSNHPLGGIDGILMTKILSEIRPDFKIMGNFLLEKIEPMKPYVISVNPFENRKELRNSSTGMRETLKHLENGGCIGIFPAGEVSNKNNKFNEIRDKKWELPSLKLIKIAKVPVVPMYFHAKNSRLFYQVAKLHPDLQTLLLPSEMMNKREKPIRIRFGKPVSVKMLLDHDSVEEMGEFLQKKIYMLKSYYEKRKSLAERLNIPNLKLNFPIQKEGNIVQNIIDETPREDILKEIETLQKADKMLFRNGNYEIFFAQYADIPSIMREIGRQRELTFRKIGEGSNLPFDLDEYDEHYHHLFLWDSAGGKLVGAYRMALGAEVMKKHGLDGFYTSSLFEFDPELQPFFRKVIEMGRAYISTEYQQKPLPLFLLWRGIVHVCLRNPDHKFLMGGVSISDKFSEFSKSLMIEFMRSNYYDSAVAQYIHPKHEFKVHLKERDKHLFFDEVESDLNKLDKIIDDLEPEMRLPVLIKKYIKQNAKVISFNVDPSFNDAIDGLMYIRISELPDSTIKPVLEEMSEQIRREENNVPDNQ, encoded by the coding sequence ATGAGCCTTATTTCTAAAAATGATCTGATAAAAGCTTCAGGTCTTAGCAAACTGGGGATTTTGAGCAGTCCGGCAGCGTCGATGGTGATGCGACTTACCAGAATTAATGAAGTCAATAAGATGTATGACGTTCTGAAAGATAAAAAAGGAAAAGATTTTTTCGATTCTTTTGTGCGTTATCGGGATTTGAAATACATTGTTTTCGAAGAAGATTTGGCTCGCATTCCCAAAAGTGGGCCTTTTATTTTAGTTTCCAATCATCCATTAGGTGGAATCGATGGAATTTTGATGACTAAAATTTTAAGTGAGATTCGTCCTGATTTCAAAATAATGGGCAATTTCCTCCTCGAGAAAATCGAACCGATGAAACCGTACGTTATTTCGGTAAATCCCTTTGAAAACAGAAAAGAGCTGAGAAACAGTTCCACGGGAATGCGGGAAACGTTGAAACATTTGGAAAATGGAGGTTGTATAGGGATTTTTCCGGCGGGCGAAGTGTCCAACAAGAATAATAAATTCAATGAAATCCGCGATAAAAAATGGGAGCTTCCATCCTTAAAATTAATTAAGATCGCGAAAGTTCCTGTAGTTCCCATGTATTTTCATGCGAAAAACAGCCGCCTCTTTTATCAGGTTGCGAAACTTCATCCAGATTTGCAGACGCTTTTACTTCCGTCTGAAATGATGAATAAACGGGAAAAACCAATTCGGATACGTTTTGGAAAACCGGTTTCTGTAAAAATGCTTTTAGATCATGATTCTGTGGAAGAAATGGGCGAGTTTCTTCAAAAGAAAATCTACATGCTGAAATCCTATTACGAAAAACGGAAATCACTGGCAGAACGGCTTAATATTCCTAATCTTAAACTAAACTTTCCCATCCAGAAAGAAGGAAATATCGTGCAGAATATTATCGATGAAACTCCGCGCGAGGATATTTTAAAAGAAATTGAGACGCTTCAAAAAGCAGATAAAATGCTTTTTCGAAATGGCAATTATGAAATATTTTTTGCACAATATGCTGATATTCCCTCTATAATGCGGGAAATTGGACGACAGCGAGAACTTACTTTTCGTAAAATAGGCGAGGGCAGCAATCTCCCTTTCGATCTTGATGAATATGATGAGCATTATCACCATCTTTTTCTTTGGGACAGTGCGGGCGGAAAATTAGTTGGTGCATACCGCATGGCTTTGGGTGCCGAAGTCATGAAAAAACACGGTTTGGACGGTTTTTATACCAGTTCACTTTTTGAATTTGATCCTGAACTTCAACCCTTTTTCCGAAAAGTAATTGAAATGGGCCGCGCCTATATCTCTACGGAATATCAGCAAAAGCCTTTACCACTTTTTCTTTTGTGGCGTGGAATTGTACATGTGTGCTTGCGGAATCCGGATCATAAATTCCTCATGGGTGGCGTAAGTATTTCCGATAAATTTTCGGAATTTTCAAAATCGCTGATGATTGAATTTATGCGTTCAAACTATTATGATTCTGCCGTAGCACAATATATTCACCCGAAACATGAATTTAAAGTTCATTTAAAAGAGCGCGACAAACACCTCTTTTTTGATGAGGTTGAATCTGACCTAAATAAATTGGATAAAATCATTGATGATCTGGAGCCGGAAATGCGTCTGCCCGTCCTCATTAAGAAATACATCAAGCAAAATGCGAAAGTGATTTCCTTTAATGTAGATCCGAGTTTCAATGATGCGATCGATGGTTTAATGTACATTCGAATCAGTGAATTGCCAGACAGTACGATAAAGCCTGTGCTGGAAGAAATGAGTGAACAAATCCGCCGGGAAGAAAATAATGTTCCTGATAATCAATAA
- a CDS encoding helix-turn-helix domain-containing protein, translated as MNIKNNELRTKSRISIKFGEKVREIRLSRNLSQEKLAHMADVHRTYIGMVERAEKNITLVNIEKIANALNLEIKELF; from the coding sequence TTGAATATAAAGAATAATGAGTTGCGAACAAAATCACGTATTTCAATAAAATTTGGCGAAAAAGTTAGAGAAATTCGTCTTTCAAGAAATCTTTCTCAAGAGAAACTGGCTCACATGGCAGATGTACATCGAACGTACATCGGAATGGTTGAACGTGCAGAAAAAAATATAACTCTGGTTAATATTGAGAAAATTGCTAACGCATTAAATTTAGAAATAAAAGAATTATTTTAA